Proteins from a genomic interval of Lycium ferocissimum isolate CSIRO_LF1 chromosome 2, AGI_CSIRO_Lferr_CH_V1, whole genome shotgun sequence:
- the LOC132047637 gene encoding glutamate receptor 3.6-like translates to MKLFWTLILIVLYNGYCTEGVNSTLPARPKVVNIGCMLSFNSSVGKVSKIAVEAAVEDINSNPNVLGGTKLNMITLDSNSSGFLGIVEAIRFMETDTVAIVGPQSSVIAHVVSNIANELQVPLLSFAATDPTLSSLQYPFFVRTSPSDMFQMAAIAEMIDHYEWREVIAIYIDDDFGRNGIAALADELAKRRCSISYKAAMKPDATLDDARDVLVQVALRESRIMVVHTYPSKGMEIFSMARTLGMTDNGYVWIATHWLSAFLDTSGPLPPDKKENLEGAITLRVHTPRSELKQKFVSRWSNLTKEAGVTGSSGLSTYGLYAYDTVWLLARAINEFFNQGGNVSFSKDQRLTEQNSGSLNLDSMSIFNGGKLLLDNIFKVNMTGVTGPYSFTSDKNLFRPAFEVINVVGTGFRKVGYWSDYSGLSIVPPETLYSKPPNRSSSNQQLHSIIWPGQTTEKPRGWVFPNNGRQLKIGVPQHFLNLLGKVPGLLIQSTAFPRDSPLAVDMSTALLKLSENGELQRIHDKWLAGIACTSQNTKLAVDRLQLKSFSGLFFICGLACFLALLIYFVKIACQYCQYYPNSESSGESSRSGRLQTFFSFVDEKEESVRSRSKRRQLDASSARSIDQDASVNGSRIDRSEMYSNRAVSFGESV, encoded by the exons ATGAAACTATTTTGGACATTGATTTTGATAGTTCTCTACAATGGGTATTGTACAGAAGGGGTTAATTCAACTCTTCCTGCAAGGCCTAAAGTTGTGAACATTGGGTGTATGCTATCTTTCAATTCCAGCGTTGGGAAAGTTTCCAAAATTGCTGTTGAAGCTGCTGTGGAAGATATAAATTCCAATCCAAATGTTCTTGGAGGAACTAAGTTGAATATGATAACATTGGATAGTAATTCCAGTGGATTTCTTGGAATAGTTGAGG CTATCCGTTTCATGGAGACGGACACTGTGGCCATTGTAGGCCCCCAATCTTCTGTTATAGCTCATGTGGTATCAAACATCGCGAATGAGCTCCAGGTCCCTCTATTATCTTTTGCAGCCACAGACCCAACTCTTTCTTCACTTCAGTACCCGTTTTTCGTTAGAACTTCCCCAAGTGATATGTTTCAGATGGCAGCAATAGCTGAAATGATCGATCATTACGAATGGAGAGAAGTCATTGCgatatatattgatgatgattttggaaGAAATGGTATAGCTGCATTAGCAGATGAGCTGGCCAAGAGACGATGTTCGATCTCCTACAAAGCAGCTATGAAACCTGATGCAACATTGGATGATGCCCGGGATGTTTTGGTTCAGGTTGCTTTGAGAGAGTCACGAATTATGGTTGTTCACACTTATCCTTCAAAGGGTATGGAAATATTCTCTATGGCACGGACTCTGGGGATGACAGATAATGGATATGTCTGGATTGCTACACATTGGCTCTCAGCCTTCCTTGACACTTCCGGTCCCCTTCCTCCAGATAAAAAAGAGAACCTTGAAGGTGCTATCACCTTGCGTGTACACACTCCACGTTCAGAATTGAAACAGAAATTTGTCTCACGGTGGAGCAATTTGACAAAGGAGGCAGGAGTTACTGGATCTTCCGGGTTGTCTACTTATGGGCTCTATGCTTATGATACTGTGTGGCTACTTGCTCGTGCCATCAATGAATTCTTTAACCAGGGTGGAAATGTTTCATTTTCCAAGGATCAAAGACTAACTGAACAGAATAGCGGAAGTCTGAATCTTGATTCTATGAGCATCTTTAATGGAGGGAAGTTATTGCTGGACAACATTTTTAAGGTTAATATGACAGGTGTAACAGGACCATATAGTTTCACTTCTGATAAGAATCTTTTCCGTCCTGCTTTTGAAGTCATTAATGTGGTCGGTACAGGTTTTCGGAAAGTTGGTTATTGGTCTGACTATTCTGGTTTATCAATTGTGCCTCCTGAAACACTCTACTCCAAGCCGCCAAATCGTTCCTCTTCAAATCAACAGCTACATAGTATAATCTGGCCTGGACAAACAACTGAGAAACCTCGTGGATGGGTTTTCCCAAACAATGGGAGACAATTGAAAATTGGAGTCCCTCAACATTTCCTGAATTTGTTGGGGAAAGTACCCGGACTGCTCATTCAGAGTACT GCTTTCCCTAGGGACTCTCCTCTAGCAGTTGACATGTCAACAGCACTTCTGAAACTATCAGAGAATGGGGAACTTCAAAGGATCCATGATAAATGGCTTGCTGGAATAGCTTGCACTTCACAGAATACAAAGCTTGCAGTGGACAGGCTTCAGCTGAAAAGTTTCTCAGGTCTATTCTTTATATGTGGGTTAGCATGTTTTCTGGCTCTGCTCATATATTTTGTGAAGATAGCATGCCAATATTGCCAATATTACCCCAATTCCGAGTCCTCTGGTGAAAGCTCGCGATCAGGACGCCTTCagacattcttttcttttgttgatgAAAAGGAAGAGTCAGTGAGGTCTCGATCCAAACGAAGGCAACTGGATGCAAGTTCAGCTAGAAGTATTGATCAAGATGCATCAGTAAATGGTTCGAGGATTGACCGTTCTGAGATGTACTCAAATAGGGCAGTAAGTTTTGGAGAATCTGTGTAG
- the LOC132040038 gene encoding serine/threonine-protein kinase/endoribonuclease IRE1a isoform X2 — MKSIDEYISSTPQIAEDGGIVLGSKRTTAFLVDAKTGRLIYTYKMPDSPPTQENDTSFHHNGTIGGESLPRYTLYITRTDYALTSFIPNSDKVLWNMTVAEMGAAALCKVEDAFNGDSMESDKSEPDVHFNMPLPCHSRALIYRRRSHDNNLLPGAHPQGMLPNPDPPLQPNVDNAAMPVSGSTSLLKDIMRKTMFGILVVFIILLIKRKNLQDDKNPFKEGITNCPERLSMPVRSILATLTRNRDLVAELKLDRELGNPHSPNVPSKRKKSRKSGNNGSNGVKSDKDTSSGSGLKYADVDADNKLLLNLFEPSICSKGGRSIGKLFVSSTEIAKGSNGTVVFEGIYEGRAVAVKRLVRAHHDIAFKEIKNLIASDRHSNIVRWYGVEQDQDFVYLALERCICSLSDLIQIHADTLENACPNQNLDGESTKHRIYLDNLKGIFLDTDLMKENGCPSPLLLKLMRDVVSGLVHLHDLGIIHRDLKPQNVLIIKERLLCAKLSDMGISKRLIGDMSSLGHHATGYGSSGWQAPEQLLHGRQTRAVDMFSLGSVLFFCVTGGSHPFGSPLERDINITKNKVDLFLVEHIPEAVDLFSRLLDPNAELRPKAVEVLVHPFFWTAEMRLSFLRDSSDRVELEDRETSSDLLKALEGTAPVALGGKWDEKMEPPFLKNIGHYRRYRFDSVRDLLRVMRNKLNHYRELPTKIQGILGAVPEGFDGYFRSRFPQLLIEVYKVMSEYCKDEDCFQKYFTSSEL; from the exons ATGAAGAGTATTGATGAGTATATTAGTTCAACTCCACAAATAGCTGAGGATGGCGGAATTGTTCTGGGATCTAAAAGAACTACTGCATTTCTGGTTGATGCTAAGACTGGACGCCTGATTTACACATATAAGATGCCTGACTCTCCACCAACTCAGGAAAATGATACTAGTTTTCATCACAATGGCACCATTGGGGGAGAAAGTCTGCCCCGATACACGCTTTACATCACCAGGACGGACTATGCATTAACATCCTTTATTCCAAACTCAGACAAAGTGTTGTGGAACATGACGGTTGCTGAAATGGGGGCTGCTGCTCTTTGCAAAGTTGAGGATGCATTTAATGGGGATAGTATGGAGTCTGACAAATCTGAACCTGATGTACATTTCAATATGCCATTGCCATGTCACTCAAGGGCCCTTATCTACAGACGTCGAAGTCATGATAACAATCTCCTCCCAGGGGCTCATCCTCAGGGTATGCTGCCAAATCCAGATCCTCCTTTACAACCAAATGTTGATAATGCAGCTATGCCTGTGTCCGGTAGCACCTCCCTCTTAAAAGATATTATGAGAAAAACTATGTTTGGCATATTGGTGGTGTTCATAATTTTattaatcaaaagaaaaaatttacaaGATGACAAAAATCCATTCAAAGAAGGAATAACCAATTGCCCTGAGAGATTGAGCATGCCAGTTCGCAGTATTTTAGCTACTCTTACACGTAATCGTGATTTAGTGGCTGAACTCAAGTTGGATAGAGAACTTGGGAACCCACATTCACCAAATGTACCTTCAAAAAGGAAGAAATCTCGGAAGTCTGGGAACAATGGGAGCAATGGCGTTAAAAGTGATAAAGACACCTCTTCTGGTTCTGGACTTAAATATGCAGACGTGGATGCTGATAATAAACTGTTGTTGAACCTCTTTGAACCAAGTATCTGTAGCAAAGGTGGACGCTCTATTGGTAAATTGTTCGTGTCCAGTACAGAGATTGCTAAAGGGAGCAATGGTACAGTTGTCTTTGAAGGAATTTATGAAGGTCGTGCAGTTGCGGTGAAAAGGCTTGTCCGGGCACATCATGATATTGCCTTCAAAGAGATAAAGAATCTTATTGCATCTGATCGACATTCAAATATCGTTCGGTGGTATGGTGTGGAACAAGACCAAGATTTTGTTTACCTTGCGTTGGAACGCTGCATTTGCAGCTTGAGTGACCTTATTCAGATTCACGCTGACACTTTAGAAAATGCATGTCCTAACCAGAACTTGGATGGAGAATCTACAAAGCATAGAATTTATTTGGACAATTTGAAGGGTATTTTTCTGGATACTGACTTAATGAAGGAAAATGGTTGTCCTTCACCTCTGTTGCTCAAATTGATGAG GGATGTGGTTTCTGGCCTTGTGCATCTCCATGATCTGGGGATCATTCATCGAGACCTGAAGCCCCAAAATGTTCTGATAATTAAGGAAAGACTCTTATGTGCTAAGCTTTCTGATATGGGAATCAGCAAGCGCCTCATCGGAGATATGTCTTCATTGGGTCATCACGCAACAG GTTATGGAAGTTCGGGATGGCAAGCTCCTGAACAGCTTCTTCATGGACGTCAAACACGTGCTGTTGATATGTTCAGTCTGGGCTCTGTTCTGTTTTTCTGTGTGACTGGTGGTAGTCATCCCTTTGGAAGCCCTCTTGAGCGTGACATTAATATTACAAAGAATAAAGTTGATCTTTTCTTGGTGGAACACATCCCTGAAGCTGTGGATCTATTTTCTCGTTTGTTAGATCCCAATGCTGAATTGAG ACCAAAGGCAGTTGAGGTGCTCGTTCATCCTTTCTTTTGGACTGCTGAGATGCGACTGTCATTTCTTCGCGACTCAAGCGACAGGGTGGAACTCGAAGACAGGGAGACGTCTTCTGATCTTCTGAAAGCATTAGAAGGTACAGCGCCGGTTGCTTTGGGTGGAAAATGGGACGAGAAGATGGAACCTCCTTTCCTAAAGAATATTGGCCATTACAGGCGATATAGGTTTGACAGTGTTCGTGATTTGCTGCGTGTCATGCGGAACAAGCTAAATCATTACAGAGAGCTTCCCACCAAAATTCAG GGAATTTTAGGAGCTGTACCAGAAGGATTTGATGGCTATTTTAGGAGTCGGTTTCCTCAACTACTAATAGAAGTATATAAAGTGATGTCAGAATACTGCAAGGATGAAGACTGTTTTCAGAAGTACTTCACAAGCAGTGAACTCTAG
- the LOC132040038 gene encoding serine/threonine-protein kinase/endoribonuclease IRE1a isoform X1, producing the protein MLMKRYWVILVCILLLFLGFTSSSIEGIFDGVTLAPARRNLLSSELKKPETALFAEPDGTVYLREQNSLNTMKPPLWSFRSGPPIYSSYQAPVNYNNSREASSDIGSGYFIDCGGDDWELYAHNRLGKLKLMKSIDEYISSTPQIAEDGGIVLGSKRTTAFLVDAKTGRLIYTYKMPDSPPTQENDTSFHHNGTIGGESLPRYTLYITRTDYALTSFIPNSDKVLWNMTVAEMGAAALCKVEDAFNGDSMESDKSEPDVHFNMPLPCHSRALIYRRRSHDNNLLPGAHPQGMLPNPDPPLQPNVDNAAMPVSGSTSLLKDIMRKTMFGILVVFIILLIKRKNLQDDKNPFKEGITNCPERLSMPVRSILATLTRNRDLVAELKLDRELGNPHSPNVPSKRKKSRKSGNNGSNGVKSDKDTSSGSGLKYADVDADNKLLLNLFEPSICSKGGRSIGKLFVSSTEIAKGSNGTVVFEGIYEGRAVAVKRLVRAHHDIAFKEIKNLIASDRHSNIVRWYGVEQDQDFVYLALERCICSLSDLIQIHADTLENACPNQNLDGESTKHRIYLDNLKGIFLDTDLMKENGCPSPLLLKLMRDVVSGLVHLHDLGIIHRDLKPQNVLIIKERLLCAKLSDMGISKRLIGDMSSLGHHATGYGSSGWQAPEQLLHGRQTRAVDMFSLGSVLFFCVTGGSHPFGSPLERDINITKNKVDLFLVEHIPEAVDLFSRLLDPNAELRPKAVEVLVHPFFWTAEMRLSFLRDSSDRVELEDRETSSDLLKALEGTAPVALGGKWDEKMEPPFLKNIGHYRRYRFDSVRDLLRVMRNKLNHYRELPTKIQGILGAVPEGFDGYFRSRFPQLLIEVYKVMSEYCKDEDCFQKYFTSSEL; encoded by the exons atgttgatgaaacGCTACTGGGTGATTCTGGTATGCATTTTACTGTTATTTTTGGGCTTTACGAGTAGTTCAATTGAGGGAATTTTTGATGGGGTTACGCTAGCTCCGGCCAGGAGGAATCTGCTGTCATCAGAATTAAA GAAACCTGAGACAGCACTGTTTGCTGAACCAGATGGTACAGTTTATTTAAGGGAGCAAAATAGCTTAAATACTATGAAACCACCACTCTGGTCATTTAGATCCGGGCCACCAATCTACTCTTCTTATCAGGCTCCTGTTAACTACAATAACAGCAGGGAGGCATCATCTGATATAGGAAGTGGTTACTTCATTGACTGTGGCGGGGATGACTGGGAATTGTATGCACACAACAGGCTTGGTAAATTG AAACTTATGAAGAGTATTGATGAGTATATTAGTTCAACTCCACAAATAGCTGAGGATGGCGGAATTGTTCTGGGATCTAAAAGAACTACTGCATTTCTGGTTGATGCTAAGACTGGACGCCTGATTTACACATATAAGATGCCTGACTCTCCACCAACTCAGGAAAATGATACTAGTTTTCATCACAATGGCACCATTGGGGGAGAAAGTCTGCCCCGATACACGCTTTACATCACCAGGACGGACTATGCATTAACATCCTTTATTCCAAACTCAGACAAAGTGTTGTGGAACATGACGGTTGCTGAAATGGGGGCTGCTGCTCTTTGCAAAGTTGAGGATGCATTTAATGGGGATAGTATGGAGTCTGACAAATCTGAACCTGATGTACATTTCAATATGCCATTGCCATGTCACTCAAGGGCCCTTATCTACAGACGTCGAAGTCATGATAACAATCTCCTCCCAGGGGCTCATCCTCAGGGTATGCTGCCAAATCCAGATCCTCCTTTACAACCAAATGTTGATAATGCAGCTATGCCTGTGTCCGGTAGCACCTCCCTCTTAAAAGATATTATGAGAAAAACTATGTTTGGCATATTGGTGGTGTTCATAATTTTattaatcaaaagaaaaaatttacaaGATGACAAAAATCCATTCAAAGAAGGAATAACCAATTGCCCTGAGAGATTGAGCATGCCAGTTCGCAGTATTTTAGCTACTCTTACACGTAATCGTGATTTAGTGGCTGAACTCAAGTTGGATAGAGAACTTGGGAACCCACATTCACCAAATGTACCTTCAAAAAGGAAGAAATCTCGGAAGTCTGGGAACAATGGGAGCAATGGCGTTAAAAGTGATAAAGACACCTCTTCTGGTTCTGGACTTAAATATGCAGACGTGGATGCTGATAATAAACTGTTGTTGAACCTCTTTGAACCAAGTATCTGTAGCAAAGGTGGACGCTCTATTGGTAAATTGTTCGTGTCCAGTACAGAGATTGCTAAAGGGAGCAATGGTACAGTTGTCTTTGAAGGAATTTATGAAGGTCGTGCAGTTGCGGTGAAAAGGCTTGTCCGGGCACATCATGATATTGCCTTCAAAGAGATAAAGAATCTTATTGCATCTGATCGACATTCAAATATCGTTCGGTGGTATGGTGTGGAACAAGACCAAGATTTTGTTTACCTTGCGTTGGAACGCTGCATTTGCAGCTTGAGTGACCTTATTCAGATTCACGCTGACACTTTAGAAAATGCATGTCCTAACCAGAACTTGGATGGAGAATCTACAAAGCATAGAATTTATTTGGACAATTTGAAGGGTATTTTTCTGGATACTGACTTAATGAAGGAAAATGGTTGTCCTTCACCTCTGTTGCTCAAATTGATGAG GGATGTGGTTTCTGGCCTTGTGCATCTCCATGATCTGGGGATCATTCATCGAGACCTGAAGCCCCAAAATGTTCTGATAATTAAGGAAAGACTCTTATGTGCTAAGCTTTCTGATATGGGAATCAGCAAGCGCCTCATCGGAGATATGTCTTCATTGGGTCATCACGCAACAG GTTATGGAAGTTCGGGATGGCAAGCTCCTGAACAGCTTCTTCATGGACGTCAAACACGTGCTGTTGATATGTTCAGTCTGGGCTCTGTTCTGTTTTTCTGTGTGACTGGTGGTAGTCATCCCTTTGGAAGCCCTCTTGAGCGTGACATTAATATTACAAAGAATAAAGTTGATCTTTTCTTGGTGGAACACATCCCTGAAGCTGTGGATCTATTTTCTCGTTTGTTAGATCCCAATGCTGAATTGAG ACCAAAGGCAGTTGAGGTGCTCGTTCATCCTTTCTTTTGGACTGCTGAGATGCGACTGTCATTTCTTCGCGACTCAAGCGACAGGGTGGAACTCGAAGACAGGGAGACGTCTTCTGATCTTCTGAAAGCATTAGAAGGTACAGCGCCGGTTGCTTTGGGTGGAAAATGGGACGAGAAGATGGAACCTCCTTTCCTAAAGAATATTGGCCATTACAGGCGATATAGGTTTGACAGTGTTCGTGATTTGCTGCGTGTCATGCGGAACAAGCTAAATCATTACAGAGAGCTTCCCACCAAAATTCAG GGAATTTTAGGAGCTGTACCAGAAGGATTTGATGGCTATTTTAGGAGTCGGTTTCCTCAACTACTAATAGAAGTATATAAAGTGATGTCAGAATACTGCAAGGATGAAGACTGTTTTCAGAAGTACTTCACAAGCAGTGAACTCTAG